Below is a window of Campylobacter canadensis DNA.
CTTTTAAATTACCTGTATTTAACCACACTAAATTTGCAATATAACAATCAATATTATGCTGTTTTAGCTCATTTATCTCATCTTTTGTTTTTAAGTCTCCTTCATAAAAAACATTGCTATATATATTGCAAATACTTTTATGCGCTCTGTAGTTATAAGTTAGCATATGTTTTAAGTTATTAAATTTTGTATTAGAATTAAATAATTGCTCAAACAATGATGTAATAACTTCTTTTTTAGAATAACTTTCTAAATTATTAGCAATATCATCATCAATTATTGGTGCAAGTTGCTTATGGTCTCCTACAAATATAATCTTTTTTGCCTTAATACAAGGAACTAAAAGCTCACTTAAGGTAGCTCTTCCTGCTTCATCTACGATTACTAAATCAAATACAATTTCTCTAAAATTATTCCATGATGAAATTCCTATAAGTGTTCCAAAAATTATTTTAATATTTTTAATAAAAAACATTTCCACATCTGTATTTTTAACACTTTTTGAAGTAATACTTTGTAATATTTCTTTAAATTCATCTTGATTTTTCTTAAATTCTTGTATTTCATTCTCTTGTAAATCTTTAATATTTTTACTAACTATGGTGTTTATTATTTTATTTGGAGTATATTTTCTTGCAATTTCGCTCATTTTACTTTCATCGTTACCTATTCGCAAAATTTTTTGTTCTTCTTCACAAATTTTTTCTAACACATTATCTACTGCTTGATTACTTTGAGATGTAATTAGCATTTTATAACTTGGGTGCAACTTTAAATATTGTTTTATTATTTCTACTATTGTTGTTGTTTTTCCAGTACCAGGAGGACCTTGAATTAGTAATATTTCACTTCCATCTTGCAAACTTAATGCTTTTTTCACTGCTAATTGTTGATTTTCATCTAAATTTTTATTAAAAAATTCGTCTATTTTAATTAAATTATTTTCAGTAAAATTTAAATTAGGTTCGCATAATTTACTAGCTAAATTATTAATATATACGTTACTTTTTTTAAGTTCATCAAGCGCTCTTTCTTTTTTCTTAAATACTATTTCTTCTGCTTGATAATCATAATTAATACTATATTTAATTAAAATCTCATTCTTGTCATATTGCTTTAAATTTATTTTTGAATATTCATCTTCGATATTAACATAAAGTAATGATTTTGTACTTACAAACTTATCAACCACGCCCTTTAATTCATCATCATCTTGTGTATAATTTAATTTCTTTATTATTACTTTATGATTTTGCTTAAAATGTCTATTTGCATTCTCAATTACAAAACAAAGCTGATTATTTTTAGTATTACTAATGGTTCCTATTTGGCTTAATTTTTTACTTTGAATGTAATCATTTTCAGCCTTTAGTAAATCTTCTTCCATCTTTATTGATTTTTCACTATAAAGTATTGCATTATCATCACTACTTGAGTGTTGTTTTATCTCTTTAAGTAGTTCATCTATACTTTTACAATCAAAATTATTATTTTTATTATTTACTTCAAGTAAAAATTCTATATTATCTTTAAATAATCCATTTTTATAAATTTTATCTAGCAAAATTTCATTATCACAATGTATAGCAAAACATTCAAAACGTCTTTTTGATTTTTTTTCACTACATAAAAATACATAATCTCTTAAAGCTATATATATATTGTCTTTTCATTGTTTTTATTATTTTCTAATAAAAAATATGCGTTGTTAGCATTAATATATTTGTTTAATTCTAGTCTTAACTCAAACTCATTTTTTATGTTTTCAGTATCAATAAATTCTTTATAATTTTTAATTGCTGATGGAAAAAGATTTATTTCGTATTTGGATATATTTTTTACTAAAGAATTTAAAAGATGCTCTTTAATTGAAATTAAATCATCAAAGTTATCCAAATTATCATTTTTAAAGGCAGGAAAATATCTTTTATAAATTGTTTTAAAAACTTCTATATTACTCTTACAATCTTTATCACCAAAAAAAAAATGAACATAAATAATCCAACAAAAGCTTGCCATTGCTATCAATAATTTTATCAGGCAAACAACCATTTAATCCTAGTTTTTCAAGCTCTATAAACAAATCTAAAATTTTAAATAAATTTTCTTTTATATATGATGATATAGGCAAAAAACAACTAAAATAACTGCGTATATCTGTAGATGTTTCATAATCTTTTGTAATAAAATAATATTTATTTTTATCTTCTATAAATTCACATTTCATTAAATTATCATATTGAATATTACATAATTTAGGAGCTAATTCACTTATATAAGTATTATTTTCATCCTTATTTAAAATATATGCCTTAAATCTTTTTTTATTTTTTTCAAGCATTAAAATATTATCTTGTTTATCAACTATTTTATAAGTAAAAAAATTATCATCCATTAAAGTCCCTTAAGTCTTATTTTATAATCTGGTATATAAAAGAAAGTTGTAGTTTTATTGTAAAGCTAGTATAAAACCAGCTTTACAATAAAGATTACTTTTTATTGTTTGGGTTTAATTGAGCGCCACGATTTCCGTGAACTTGAGAATGTGCTTTATTTTGTCCAGCACTACCTTTGTTTGCATTTGCTTGATTAGCTTTATGGTTTGCATTTGCTTTATCCATCTTTTACTCCTTTCTTTATATTTCATATCATTATACCCCCCCCCACGGTTAATAAAGACACAGTATTAATAAAAAAAATTAAATTTTTTTACAATATTAATCCTTATTCGTATTTGTTTTTTGTTACTAACTTTCAAAGCTATATATAAAAGTAATAAAATGTTAAAAACTCTTATCTAAGGTAAGTTGCCTAATTTTTTAATTATTTATAAATATAAAAATTAATAAATGTGCTAATAATATTAGAAACTAAAAAATAAGTGTGGTGATTTTGCTTATAACTTTTTATCATATTTATTACTTTTTATATTTTAATAGAAGGCATATTAAGCTTTTAAAAACTTTAAATAAATAATTCTTTTAATAACATCATTTAAATAGCTTTAAGAAAATATTATATCCCAAATGTAACAGGAACCTTAATCCCCTAAAGCGGGGCAATCTTCTTAAACAAGGGGAGTGGATAATAAAGGACACACGCCGTGCGGTTTCAATCCCCTAAAGCGGGGCAATCTTCTTAAACAGCAATACCATGAAGAATTTAAGCCTGATTACAAGTTTCAATCCCCTAAAGCGGGGCAATCTTCTTAAACAATGAGGTTAGTTTTAATATGAAAGCCTTATGGGTTTCAATCCCCTAAAGCGGGGCAATCTTCTTAAACTTCATCGCCACACAATACGCCGTTGAGGCAGGTAAAAGTTTCAATCCCCTAAAGCGGGGCAATCTTCTTAAACCCATTATTTTTAACAATGTTAAGTAAAATAACTCATAAAAAAGATATTATAATTATTTTTAATTAATCTGTAAAATAATATTTTAAGATTTAATAAAAACAAATATTAGCAAATGCTAAGGAAATTAAAAAATATAAGCTTTAAATATCTATTTTGCTATTAAGAATTTTAATTTTTTAATCATTTGCTTGTTTTAAGATTATTTTAATATTAAAAAGTGTTATTTATTAATACTTTTATAAATACAAAAAGCAAAAAAGTAGCAAATGTAAATATTAAATTATAATAATTAGCAAAATTCACTTTGTTTTAGCTTAAATTCAGCATAAATTAAGCTTAAAAGGTGGTAAATGCAAATATGTAAATCTTAAATATGTTAATATAAAAGTATTTTTTATTGTTTTAAAAAGTTGTAAAAGGGATAAAATGCAAGAAAATTATCAACAATCATTACAAAAATTACAAAAGCAAAAAAGCTTAAAAGAAGTTTTACATATTAGCAAAGCTGGTCTTAGCTTGAGCAAAGAGCAAGAATTTTTTTGTGTAAAAAATAGCAAAGAAACTGTTAGTAAAATCCATGCAAATAAATTAAAATCTATAATTATTAATGTAAATATTACTTTAAATTCTGAAGTGCTATTTTTAGCTAAGAAGTATAAAATAGCTGTGCTTTTTGTAAATAAAGAGCTTGAAAGTATAAATATATATACAAGCTCAACAAGTTCTAAAACTTTTTTAGCACAAGCAAAACTTAGCGATGAAAAAAGATTAAGCCTTGCTAAAAGTATAATAATTGCAAAATGCAAAAACCAGCTTAATTATATAAAAAGAATGAATAAATACCATAAAAAATACGATGAAAACATACTTAAAATGATGAAAATAATTATTAAACTTAAAAAAGCTAAAAATAATCAAGAAATTTTAGCTTATGAAGGCGGTGTGGCTTTATGGTATTATGAATGTTTGTGCGATAGATTTAATAAATATAACTTTAAAAAAAGATATAAAAAAGGTGCAAAAGATGTAGTAAATATGAGCTTAAACTATCTTTATGGCATACTTTATAATAAAATACTAAAACTTATTATTGATAATGGTTTAAGCCCTTATGTGGGATTATTACATGCTAATAATGATAAAAATATTAGTTTTGTATTTGATGTAATAGAAGAATATAGGACTTATGTGGTAGATTTTGTGGTGTTTGGGTGGTTTTCGTATAATCCTAACGTTAATGATAAAGACGAGCTTAGCAAGGAATTAAAAGAAAAATTATGTAAAAGATTTAACGCAAGATTACTTGATAAACTCTCTTATAAAAATCAAAAAATCAGCATAGAAAATATCATAACATTGCAAATTCAAGCACTTAAAAAAGCTATTTTAAACGATGATAAGTACAAAGGGTTTTGCCCAAGATTGTAACTAAATATAATTTGTACTAATTGGATTTGTGCCTATTGTTATGGTGTTTAAGTAAGTTTTTGTAGGTATTTTGTAGATTTTTATTGTGTCTGTTTTTGGGTTTATTAATAAATTTAATTTTATTATAAGCGAGTTTAGTTTGCACTCTTTTAAATCCAATTCAAATACACTTAAATTTACCTTTTCTCCTTGAGTAATAAGGGTATCGTGAATTATTTTTCTAGTTTTATTAGATGTAATATCATAACAAATAATATACGGCATATAATCTCCTTTAACAAAAGGATTTTAATACTTTTTTGTCCGTGAATTGGAGATTGTATTAAAAAGTTTATATAAACAAATAGCTTTTTTGCTTTTGCAATTTTTGTAATGATTGTTGATAATTTTCTTGCATTTTATCCCTTTTACAACTTTTTAAAACAATAAAAAATACTTTTATATTAACATATTTAAGATTTACATATTTGCATTTACCACCTTTTAAGCTTAATTTATGCTGAATTTAAGCTAAAACAAAGTGAATTTTGCTAATTATTATAATTTAATATTTACATTTGCTATTTTTTTGCTTTTTGTATTTATAAAAGTATTAATAAATAACGCTTTTTAATATTAAAATAATCTTAAAACAAGCAAATGATTAAAAATTTAAAATTCTTAATAGCAAAATAGATATTTAAAGCTTATATTTTTTAATTTCCTTAGCATTTGCTAATATTTGTTTTTATTAAATCTTAAAATATTATTTTACAGATTAATTAAAAATAATTATAATATCTTTTTTATGAGTTATTTTACTTAACATTGTTAAAAATAATGGGTTTAAGAAGATTGCCCCGCTTTAGGGGATTGAAACGACAACTTAATATTTTTTAGCAGCTGATCTACCGTTTAAGAAGATAGCCCCGCTTTAGGGGATTGAAACATCAGAAGGCTTCATTTCATATCTATTATAACTTTTGTTTAAGAAGATAGCCCCGCTTTAGGGGATTGAAACTTTTTGTAGATGGTATCTACTCATAAATGCTTTTTTGTTTAAGAAGATTGCCCCGCTTTAGGGGATTGAAACATAAGCCTTGTTTTGCTTTAGCTATTTTTTTATTCGTTTAAGAAGATTGCCCCGCTTTAGGGGATTGAAACTGCAGTCTGCCATTGGCATTCCGCACTCGTCTAATGTTTAAGAAGATTGCCCCGCTTTAGGGGATTGAAAACTTAGAATACTTTGGGATAAGATAAAAGATATTAAAAATCCTATGTCGCACTGTACTACTGAAAATATCAAATTTGATGTAAATAAAGAACTTCAAAGTTGCTTAGATGTGTATCAAAATTATATTATAAAAAATGATGTTTTAGCTAAGTAGTTTTAAGGCTTTTGCCCTAGCCTACTTAACTTTTTGTATTAAATAGTTATTATAAACTATATTATCTTTAAAACTCCCTAAATTTTATATGCTTAAAAATGCTTTGTTTTACACCGTTTTCATCTTTTAAAACCTCTCTTTTTGTGGTGGCATAAACGGGTTTTAATGATTTTGCTTTAGCATAATTTATAAGCTTAAAGCATAATCCAAAATCACCGCTAATAAGCAAAAAATCACCTTTTTTAGTATTTTTATCAATGTATTCATAAAAATCCTTTGCGTATTCATCTAAGCTATCAAGGCTGGGCGGAACATTTGAAAACCTAGTTTGTAAATCCTTTGGCAAGGCTTTAAATTCTGTTATATTTAAGCTAGTTTTTGCATCCTTTATTTGCTCATCACTTAGCTGATGTGAGAAAAATAAGTGCATTGAATTCATTTTGTTTTTTCCTTTGCATCTAAAATTAACCTATCTTTTAACTCCTTGCTAAAGCTTAAATTATTACTAAATATCTCATCATAAAAGCTAAAAAAACCTTCAATTCTTGTTTTATAATTATTTTCATAATCATCACTAAAGGCATCACAATGAGACATTCTATGTCTTAAATCCGCTATTTCACGAGCTAAATTTATTAAAGAATTAAATAATTTTATATCATCTGGATACAAATCTTTATATTTTGTATATTTATGATTATTTTGATTAACATTTGGCTTAGTTTCTTCAAAGCTAAGTAAAAAATCTCTAATCACTTTATATTCTGAGTAACAATATTCGTTTTCAGTTCTGTTTAATTGCTGTTTGAACTCATTGAAAATATGTAAGTATATAGATTCAAGTAAAAACTGAACGCAGTTTAAAAAATAGTCGTGTTTTTTATAAAGCACTGCTAATTCATAATAAAATGCTCTTTTAGGTTTGATTTTGCCATTACCTGCTGATTTAATATTTACATTATTAAGTCCTTTTAACTCTTGCATTATTTCATCTATTAATGTTTGCAAATTAGCTAAGCTTTGAATTGGATTTCTATCGTAATAAAAAAGATTTTTTAGATTTTTGTTTATATCTTGAATTTGATTTTTAAAAAGTGCATTGCTAAAATTTTTTAAAGCTAGATAAAGTGGGTTATCAAGATTATAATCAGGCACTTTTAAACATTGTTTGAATGTGCTTAAGACATTTGACATAACCATATTTTCAATATACTCATCAAGGCTTATAAATTCATATTCTTGAAATGGAACTATCTCCTTTGCCACGATGAAATTTATTTTAAAATCTTTATTAATATTTGTTTGGATAAGCCCTGCAAAAATAGCTAAAATAGTATTGTCTCTAAAGCCGTGCGTAATATCTACTATGATTTTTTTATATTTATTTGAATTAAAATCACTTTTTAAATCATTTATTAAATCCCCTAAAAATTTAGAATATTCTTTCTGGTCAAACTCTTTTGGGGTTAATGCACCATAAATTGGCTTTTGCATTAGGATTGACTTTTCTGTACCATACAAAGTAAATTCAAAATTATCATTATTAAATTCTTTAAGCAAACACTCCGTAGCACTCCACATATCAAGATCTTGTGTATCTTTTTCTACGCCAAAAACCTTGTAAAAATCCCTTGTTAGGATATATTTTGCTTGTTTTGGCGCTTTTATTTTATCTTGCGTAGAATCTTTTTCGCATTTTTGATTAAATTCTTTTAAATCTTTGTCTGTTTTTGTCATCCCTAAAAAACTAATAATTTTTATTTTACTTTTTTCTTGTGTTTGATTAATATTTGTGTTATTTTGTGTATTTTCATCTTGCATTATATTATCCTTATCCTTTTTATTGTTAGCTTTTTTAATAATTTGAAGACCTTTTTTATTTAGCATTTTTACTTCACTCACTTTTACACTTTTTGCAAGGCTTTTTGCCTTGCTGGATTTAGTTTAACTGCTTAGTTTTTATAAGAAAAAGCTACTTTATTCTTTTGGCTCGTAACTTAAATATTCTTTAATTATAGCTTTAATATCTGCTCTAATTAAAGCTAATTCTTCTATTTTTATTTTTTGAATTAGTATAAATATTTTCTTTAGTTCTTCTAAAATATCTACTTTTTTACCATTTTTGTCTTTCATATTTGGACTTATGTGAGACATATCATTTCTATATTTTGCAACACTTTTTCTATACTCTAACAACTTAGAAAAAAGTGTTTTTTCTTGTTCGTTATATTTATAATTTGCTAGTTTGTTTGCTAGTATTTTTTGCTTTTCATCTTTGCCTTTGTTTTCATCTTTTAAGCCATCTACACATACAAATAACATATTTTTTACTCTTTGAAGTTCAGCATAATCATAAGCAATATTTGGCATAAAATATTGCCATAATCTAATTTGAAAACCTTCTAGCATAAAACCAGCTGCATTTAAAGCATAATTTTTTTTAAGATAAAGATTACATAAAATAAAATAATCTTTATAATCACTACCATCACTAAAATTATCAAATTCTTTCAATTCATTTAAAATATCTTCAATCATAGGAAGTAATGCAAAAAATATATCATTTGGATTTTTGCTGATATTTTCTTTTTCAACAACAAGTTTTTTATAAGCTTTTTGAATTTCTTTTATATTATTTTCAAAAACACTATCTGATAATTTTACTAATTCTTTATAAAAATTATGTTCTACATCAGATTTTATTATCTTTAAAGTATTTTTAAATGTATTTAATATAAAAGATAATTTCAAAACATCTGCATAGTTATTAAGAGATGTGATTGTATAAAACTTAACACCATCATTGTCTTTAAATTCTTTAGCAAAAATAAAATTCATTTTATTATCTTTTTTATCTTCTCTTGAAAAACTATATTCAATAAGCCCAGCTAAAAGTCCAACAGAAGTAGTGTCTCTAAACCCGTGAGTTATATCAATTATAATATCTGTTCTTTCGTGGTTTTTTTCTATATCTTGGATTTTTTTAATAAGTTTATTTAATAATTCTTCATGCTTTTTTTCATCAAAAATAATAAGTTCATACTTATCTTTTTTAAAATCTTTTAAAATATCTAATTGATTATTTTTAGCTGCTTCTGTGCTAAAAAATACAAATTCAGCATTTTTGTTTTCAAAATTTTTAAGATAAATATCAGTCATATTCAAATATTTATCTGTTTTTATATCTAAAGATAATGCATTTTTTAAGTTTTCATCTAATTTATATTCGGTAGACTCTGCATATTTACTTTTAAACCCAAATGATGAAAAAATAACCCTTTTTCTTTGATTAGTTACTCTTAATCCCATTATTTTCCTTTTGCTTTATTCTTATCTTTCTTACTATTTAAACACTCATCATGCCTTGCTTCTAGCTGTTCACGAGTGCATAAGAAATGGTCTTTTAGCTCTCTTGGACTAGGCAAAATCAACTTTCTATCAAACTTAATATCAGTGTTTTTGCTATTTTTATCAAAATTAACAACCATATATTTAGTGTTTAAATCCCAATTAGGCAAGCTTGTATTTTTAAAATCAAGCATAGCTTTAAGCTCTTTTATTCTTTCAAAATCATCATAAGATTTTATATCATTAAAGCCTTTTGAGTTTTCTTTAATGCTCTTTAAGGTTATATCTTTAAAGTGTTTTACAAGTTCTTTAATCTTACTATCGCTAGAGTTATTTTCATATTTTTTAAAATAATCATTAGCAAATAAATCCGAGTATTTTTTATCTATATCAAAAAGCTTTAAAGTTGATTTTAGTTCAACACTACCAAAACCTAGCGGCTTTGCCCCGCCTAACTTATAAACGCTTTTATCATCTACATTTAAGCTATAAAGCAAAGCTCCTAATTCTTCTTTTTTAAGGTTTAAAAACCTTATTTTGCCAACAAACTCAACGCCACTTTTAACAGCCTTAAAGCTTTTTAAAACATTTTTCATTGCTTTTTCATCTTTATTTGGGTCTAGCATAGCTTCTTTTAAATCATTGCTTAAATTTTTATGATGATACATCTTAAAGCCTTTAAGTTTAGCTTTTACATTAGCATCTCCATTGTAAGTTAGAATTTTACTAGGCTCATTATTAGCTAAATATAGGTTAAACGCTGTTGGTTTTGGTGCTAGAAGTGGTTCGGTTGTTTCTTCTTTTGTATAAATATTTTCATCTAAATAGGCTTTTAAGTCATCTTTATTTTGTAACTCTTCTTGGTTTTTAAGCTTTAAATCTTCAAAAAACACTCTAGTAGCAAACTCGCCTTCCTTGCCAAATACAAATTCAGTTAAATCATATTTATCATCTTTTTTATACACCCCATCAACACAATCAAGCGTTGTGTAAAAATACGGCACTCTAATAAACTTTGTATTTCCAAAAAACACATAATCATTACCATTTGTATCTTTTGCCTGTATATAAAAGCAAGGCACTCCACACTCTTTAAACCTTTTTTCTTCTAATCTTTCAAAAAGATTTATAGTTGTTATATCTTCTTCGGACTTTGTTTTAGAAGAATAATTTTTTCTTTGTGAGCTAGTTTGTGCGTTCTCGTAATCTAGCTTATATGGCAAAACATCTCTTTGATAATCTAGCTTTATAGGGCTTTTATCTTCTTTATATTCTGCTATGTGATAATAAGTTTTCTTGCTATTCATATACCCACTATAAACATCAAAATCAAATGCTTTTCCCATGATTTTATGAGCGTTATTTTTTAATTCTTTATCACTCTTATCGTGTTTATATTCATAATTAGCTGGATAAATCACATAATCTCTAAAACCATTGCACTTAAGGTAGCCCATGTGTGCTTTTGATACTTTTTTCATTTCTGGTTTGCCATTTTTTATTATCTCATTGCCATTATTATCTTTTTTAGGCACCAACTTAGCAGCAACCTCATCATAAGCTATTCCTATAGGTGATTTTGCTCCATCT
It encodes the following:
- a CDS encoding AAA domain-containing protein, yielding MLDKIYKNGLFKDNIEFLLEVNNKNNNFDCKSIDELLKEIKQHSSSDDNAILYSEKSIKMEEDLLKAENDYIQSKKLSQIGTISNTKNNQLCFVIENANRHFKQNHKVIIKKLNYTQDDDELKGVVDKFVSTKSLLYVNIEDEYSKINLKQYDKNEILIKYSINYDYQAEEIVFKKKERALDELKKSNVYINNLASKLCEPNLNFTENNLIKIDEFFNKNLDENQQLAVKKALSLQDGSEILLIQGPPGTGKTTTIVEIIKQYLKLHPSYKMLITSQSNQAVDNVLEKICEEEQKILRIGNDESKMSEIARKYTPNKIINTIVSKNIKDLQENEIQEFKKNQDEFKEILQSITSKSVKNTDVEMFFIKNIKIIFGTLIGISSWNNFREIVFDLVIVDEAGRATLSELLVPCIKAKKIIFVGDHKQLAPIIDDDIANNLESYSKKEVITSLFEQLFNSNTKFNNLKHMLTYNYRAHKSICNIYSNVFYEGDLKTKDEINELKQHNIDCYIANLVWLNTGNLKDRADEQKGTGKINRCNAKIIKQELNTLQNYCKNNNLSIGIITPYKDQKYYLDNYLKDIVQKYKQDDIQIDIGTVDSFQGSDRDIIFYDCVRAGGGKKSKIDFIADEKRLNVSLSRAKKLLLIVGDIDFLYKSCTNNGFNPFKEIIEYIYKNKSEYEVRNLGEINEA
- a CDS encoding alpha-amylase; the encoded protein is MDKANANHKANQANANKGSAGQNKAHSQVHGNRGAQLNPNNKK
- the cas1 gene encoding CRISPR-associated endonuclease Cas1, yielding MQENYQQSLQKLQKQKSLKEVLHISKAGLSLSKEQEFFCVKNSKETVSKIHANKLKSIIINVNITLNSEVLFLAKKYKIAVLFVNKELESINIYTSSTSSKTFLAQAKLSDEKRLSLAKSIIIAKCKNQLNYIKRMNKYHKKYDENILKMMKIIIKLKKAKNNQEILAYEGGVALWYYECLCDRFNKYNFKKRYKKGAKDVVNMSLNYLYGILYNKILKLIIDNGLSPYVGLLHANNDKNISFVFDVIEEYRTYVVDFVVFGWFSYNPNVNDKDELSKELKEKLCKRFNARLLDKLSYKNQKISIENIITLQIQALKKAILNDDKYKGFCPRL
- the cas2 gene encoding CRISPR-associated endonuclease Cas2, which encodes MPYIICYDITSNKTRKIIHDTLITQGEKVNLSVFELDLKECKLNSLIIKLNLLINPKTDTIKIYKIPTKTYLNTITIGTNPISTNYI
- the csx20 gene encoding CRISPR-associated protein Csx20, whose translation is MNSMHLFFSHQLSDEQIKDAKTSLNITEFKALPKDLQTRFSNVPPSLDSLDEYAKDFYEYIDKNTKKGDFLLISGDFGLCFKLINYAKAKSLKPVYATTKREVLKDENGVKQSIFKHIKFREF
- a CDS encoding TM1812 family CRISPR-associated protein encodes the protein MGLRVTNQRKRVIFSSFGFKSKYAESTEYKLDENLKNALSLDIKTDKYLNMTDIYLKNFENKNAEFVFFSTEAAKNNQLDILKDFKKDKYELIIFDEKKHEELLNKLIKKIQDIEKNHERTDIIIDITHGFRDTTSVGLLAGLIEYSFSREDKKDNKMNFIFAKEFKDNDGVKFYTITSLNNYADVLKLSFILNTFKNTLKIIKSDVEHNFYKELVKLSDSVFENNIKEIQKAYKKLVVEKENISKNPNDIFFALLPMIEDILNELKEFDNFSDGSDYKDYFILCNLYLKKNYALNAAGFMLEGFQIRLWQYFMPNIAYDYAELQRVKNMLFVCVDGLKDENKGKDEKQKILANKLANYKYNEQEKTLFSKLLEYRKSVAKYRNDMSHISPNMKDKNGKKVDILEELKKIFILIQKIKIEELALIRADIKAIIKEYLSYEPKE
- a CDS encoding TIGR03986 family type III CRISPR-associated RAMP protein; translation: MNGIFLEEFKKAGVDVSGIEQKIEKPNYEKDNVAIAPFNFINIRENNKPIVALYKKQDKEQNKKENNEKNNSDVKLDVFDKKLFTGEIEITLKSKTPFIVGDSTKDKKDPSKVCFFSVKNEIPQVSGSSFRGMVRNIFEIVSFSKFNNINNHRFYFRNVADGAKSPIGIAYDEVAAKLVPKKDNNGNEIIKNGKPEMKKVSKAHMGYLKCNGFRDYVIYPANYEYKHDKSDKELKNNAHKIMGKAFDFDVYSGYMNSKKTYYHIAEYKEDKSPIKLDYQRDVLPYKLDYENAQTSSQRKNYSSKTKSEEDITTINLFERLEEKRFKECGVPCFYIQAKDTNGNDYVFFGNTKFIRVPYFYTTLDCVDGVYKKDDKYDLTEFVFGKEGEFATRVFFEDLKLKNQEELQNKDDLKAYLDENIYTKEETTEPLLAPKPTAFNLYLANNEPSKILTYNGDANVKAKLKGFKMYHHKNLSNDLKEAMLDPNKDEKAMKNVLKSFKAVKSGVEFVGKIRFLNLKKEELGALLYSLNVDDKSVYKLGGAKPLGFGSVELKSTLKLFDIDKKYSDLFANDYFKKYENNSSDSKIKELVKHFKDITLKSIKENSKGFNDIKSYDDFERIKELKAMLDFKNTSLPNWDLNTKYMVVNFDKNSKNTDIKFDRKLILPSPRELKDHFLCTREQLEARHDECLNSKKDKNKAKGK